A single window of Plasmodium reichenowi strain SY57 chromosome 12, whole genome shotgun sequence DNA harbors:
- a CDS encoding cell cycle control protein, putative (part of same gene as PRSY57_1237500B~gap found within coding sequence) yields the protein MSSSGKNEKKKKDKDHKRNVDNNYNERKKREKKEEFGSSSSYSTDYVNKRKRMRTPSSSYNSSLEIRKREEKKKRRNNSYPSSNSYNSNTENDSNYRKEKIKKKKDEKELKVKVASHIRKDNNKIPDGSMSSMHSSKDKVKGKKNKKYSYEEYNSISSDKYNNKEKKGSSKRSREKKKEWSSSDSSSVYNMKRNKKDKRNGSYEGKNVYIRRSVSSRSVSSESNKSESNKSESNKSESNKSESNKSESNKSESNKSESNKSESNKSESN from the coding sequence atgAGTAGTAGTggaaaaaatgaaaagaaaaaaaaggataaagATCACAAAAGAAATGTGgataataattacaatgaaagaaaaaaaagagagaAAAAGGAAGAGTTTGGTTCCTCATCGTCTTATTCGACAGACTAtgttaataaaagaaagaGGATGAGGACCCCGTCTTCATCTTATAATAGTAGTTTAGAAATAAGAAAACGTGaggaaaaaaagaaaagaagaaataattCTTATCCTTCATCCAATAGTTATAATAGTAATACAGAAAATGATTCGAATTATaggaaagaaaaaataaaaaagaaaaaagatgaaaaagaaCTAAAGGTCAAAGTTGCAAGTCATATAAgaaaagataataataaaattcCAGATGGAAGTATGTCTTCTATGCATTCAAGTAAAGATAAGgtaaaaggaaaaaaaaataaaaaatattcttatgAGGAATATAATTCAATTAGTAgtgataaatataataataaagaaaaaaaggGTAGTTCAAAGCGTTCCAGGgaaaaaaagaaggaaTGGAGTTCATCAGATAGTTCAAGTGTGTATAACatgaaaagaaataaaaaggataaaaGAAATGGGTCTTATGAAGGTAAAAATGTGTATATAAGGAGAAGTGTTAGCAGTAGGAGTGTCAGCAGTGAAAGTAATAAAAGTGAAAGTAATAAAAGTGAAAGTAATAAAAGTGAAAGTAATAAAAGTGAAAGTAATAAAAGTGAAAGTAATAAAAGTGAAAGTAATAAAAGTGAAAGTAATAAAAGTGAAAGTAATAAAAGTGAAAGTAAT
- a CDS encoding cell cycle control protein, putative (part of same gene as PRSY57_1237500A~gap found within coding sequence), translating to VHEIVGLQLCSLLLQNITNDSVQVCTYFLAEVGELYTNICRKGLDIIFDRLKDIIQEGQINIKTQYDIEKLWNYRKNNFKDFPSVHDDLNLIDEEDKIVHEIDILDESFNSQEELNIFREVPYEQYEEEENEWKNISEELLFGDDSADEKKNKKTKKQKKKEKNESESENESESESEKLGDDDLDEKDDENNNSSEDSEAEKSDSNDEDEGEDENNDSDNNEEIHDMTEQYLINLRKNVYLSIMSSLSYEECVHKLLKLNIKKGYEIEICNMLIDCCCMEKTFQKFYALQAERLCKLKKIYQENFEKCFDNSFNTAHRLETAKLRNCSKFFAHLLYTDAISWSIFKIIKLTEEDTTSSTRIFIKILLQELTNNLGLQTFYHKINHPAISPFLIGLFPTNNAQNIRFCINFFTAIGLGALTSSLRKLLLT from the coding sequence AGTACACGAAATTGTAGGTTTACAGTTATGCTCTTTActtttacaaaatataacGAATGATTCTGTTCAAGTATGTACATACTTTTTAGCAGAGGTTGGAGAATTATATACTAATATTTGTAGAAAGGGGTTagatattatttttgataGACTTAAAGATATTATTCAAGAGGGacaaattaatataaaaactCAATATGatattgaaaaattatggaattatagaaaaaataattttaaagaTTTCCCATCGGTTCATGAtgatttaaatttaattgATGAAGAGGATAAAATAGTACATGAGATTGATATATTGGATGAGAGTTTTAATAGTCAGgaagaattaaatatatttagaGAAGTTCCTtatgaacaatatgaaGAGGAGGAAAATGaatggaaaaatatatcgGAAGAATTGTTATTTGGAGACGATTCAGCAgatgagaaaaaaaacaaaaaaacaaaaaaacaaaaaaaaaaagaaaaaaatgaaagcGAAAGTGAAAACGAAAGTGAAAGTGAAAGTGAAAAATTAGGTGATGATGATTTAGACGAAAAAGACGAcgaaaataataatagcAGTGAAGATAGTGAAGCCGAAAAAAGTGATAGTAATGATGAGGATGAGGGTGAggatgaaaataatgatagcgataataatgaagaaatacATGATATGACTGAacaatatttaataaatttaagaaaaaatgtatatttatcaaTAATGTCATCATTAAGTTATGAAGAATGTGTtcataaattattaaaattaaatattaaaaaagggTATGAAATAGAAATATGTAATATGTTAATAGATTGCTGTTGTATGGAAAAAACATTTCAAAAATTTTATGCCTTACAGGCAGAAAGATTAtgtaaattaaaaaaaatttatcaAGAAAATTTCGAAAAGTGTTTTGATAACTCATTTAATACAGCTCATAGATTAGAAACAGCTAAATTAAGAAACTGCTCAAAATTTTTTGcacatttattatatacgGATGCAATATCTTGGagtatttttaaaattattaaattaacAGAAGAAGACACAACATCATCAAcaagaatatttattaaaatctTATTACAAGAATTAACAAATAATTTAGGACTACAAACattttatcataaaataaatcacCCAGCTATATCGCCATTTTTAATAGGATTATTTCCTACAAACAATGCACAAAATATAAGATTCTGTATTAACTTCTTTACAGCCATAGGTTTAGGGGCCTTAACATCATCATTGAGGAAGTTATTGTTAACCTAA
- a CDS encoding hypothetical protein (conserved Plasmodium protein, unknown function) codes for VLEGILKQQEINEYNNEGLMKNELKKGETEKLEGENIDLKEEKNIEVEEKKNIEVEEKKNIDLKEEENIEVEEKKNIEVEEKKNIEVEEEKNVEVEEEKKNLVEDQNEALKENEGIKLDEDESIKSDEEESIKSDEEESIKSNEEESIKSNEEESIKSDKEESIKSDEDNQSENSIEYESGESQVYESDKSHRKKRKYNETVKDTYDVEESMEEHTCDHSSTGSCKARNCNGINDEEIINFLKSNDKNVYRKYLKNLLVCDKKCSIENHSEEKDLFLKRVQKLCSLIKNKKFNYKYTDYWKKKVHFKCCKLQRAYNIFIIIIFSIVKEIKNLTKELNEMSNFIFINSGIETYLNECNISLIEKRKEHNDIINNYFNENNIINSFFFKKYFCKEEKKKKKKYISYIPLHNYKILFLCLQEIFNDKNILNKLEKISYYIEFDDTNILPNYCNSFYKHFKINEMYLYHIQSLYNDSVPTIPCLNMFISCMNYNYGKIHKKKSLFKYELNNTHLSTLPYVYCCDIQLIKYFEFLKLKETCYKIIKNNKIYDNFLSHLSSYIFDDSYFIIPFFTSYGKFLIIIKTNKNIDNLQQSIDTLKNKNSITYDVIINSFVFPNDSSFQAIIHFSHIFINTLKNLFKTRNSDEDIPDITFENLLNVDKKRLIYHEIESNKNKRDIIMNMIFLIESFFNNTEKTRIPKEFDEGLRFLYVIRLLEFFHEKKEHQC; via the exons AGTACTAGAAGGAATTTTAAAGCAACAAGAAATTAATGAATACAATAATGAGGGTCTAATGAAgaatgaattaaaaaaggGTGAAACTGAAAAATTGGAGGGAGAAAATATTGATTtgaaagaagaaaaaaatattgaggtggaagaaaaaaaaaatattgaagtggaagaaaaaaaaaatattgatttgaaagaagaagaaaatattgaggtggaagaaaaaaaaaatattgaggtggaagaaaaaaaaaatattgaagtggaagaagaaaaaaatgttgaggtggaagaagaaaaaaaaaatttggTCGAAGATCAAAATGAAGcattaaaagaaaatgaaggTATCAAATTAGATGAAGATGAAAGTATCAAATCagatgaagaagaaagTATCAAATCagatgaagaagaaagTATTAAATcaaatgaagaagaaagTATTAAATcaaatgaagaagaaagTATCAAATCAGATAAAGAAGAAAGTATTAAATCAGATGAAGATAATCAATCAGAAAATAGTATAGAATATGAATCTGGAGAAAGTCAAGTTTATGAATCCGATAAGAGTCATagaaagaaaagaaaatacaATGAAACAGTAAAAGATACATATGATGTAGAAGAGAGTATGGAAGAACACACATGTGATCATTCATCTACAGGATCATGTAAAGCAAGAAACTGTAATGGAATAAATGACgaagaaattattaattttttaaaaagtaatgataaaaatgtatataggaaatatttaaagaatttATTGGTTTGTGATAAAAAATGTTCTATAGAGAATCATAGTGAAGAGAAAGATTTATTTCTGAAGAGAGtacaaaaattatgttcattaataaaaaataaaaagtttAATTATAAGTATACAGATTACTGGAAAAAGAAAGTACACTTTAAATGTTGTAAATTACAAAGGGcatataacatttttataataataatattttctatagtaaaagaaataaaaaatctaaccaaagaattaaatgaaatgagtaatttcatttttataaattctGGAATCGaaacatatttaaatgaatGTAATATATCTCTAATtgagaaaagaaaagaacataatgatataattaataattattttaatgagaataatataataaatagttttttttttaagaagtatttttgtaaagaagaaaaaaaaaaaaaaaaaaaatatatatcttatataccattacataattataaaatattgtttttatgtttacaagaaatatttaatgataaaaatattcttaacaagttagaaaaaatatcttattatatagaaTTTGATGATACTAATATATTACCAAATTATTgtaattctttttataaacactttaaaataaatgaaatgtatttatatcatattcaaagtttatataatgatagtGTACCAACAATACCATGtttaaatatgtttatatcatgtatgaattataattatgGTAAGATACATAAAAAGAAATcactttttaaatatgaattaaataatacacATTTATCAACACTTCCATATGTATACTGTTGTGATATacaattaataaaatatttcgaattcttaaaattaaaagaaacatgttataaaataattaaaaataataaaatatatgataattttttaagtCATTTATCCTCATACATATTTGATGATTCCTATTTCATTATACCATTTTTTACTTCATATGGAAAATTTttgattataattaaaacaAACAAGAATATTGATAATTTACAACAATCAATCGATACCctcaaaaataaaaactcAATCACATATGATGTTATAATAAACAGTTTTGTATTTCCGAATGATAGCAGTTTTCAAGCTATTATTCATTTCtctcatatttttataaacacGTTGAAAAACTTATTCAAAACACGAAATTCGGATGAGGATATTCCAGATATAACATTCGAAAACTTATTAAACGTAGACAAGAAGAGGCTAATATATcat gAAATAGAATCTAATAAGAACAAACgtgatattattatgaacatGATTTTCCTAATAGAATCCTTTTTCAA TAATACTGAAAAAACCAGAATTCCCAAAGAGTTTGACGAAGGGTTAAGGTTCTTGTATGTTATAAGGCTCCTTGAATTTTTTCACGAAAAGAAAGAACATCAATGTTAG
- a CDS encoding sphingomyelin phosphodiesterase, putative gives MPRIEISKDVKLTIMSYNIQMLSIPFSVHLNSWTRRNAIIDYICSLDDIYDIDILVLNEVFTKKCYKLLTSGKIKEKFPYHTNVIGRNYKRHDNYNDSSSSTGQKDGLSFHSSDTNINIESTRGISNYVSEQMEYIRKNKENHKNKLSKISEDISENSNSSYNSNFDTITGKRKFFHFVNGGVIVLSKHKILHKHALIYSSGKFPDVFCSKGAIYLKCDVMNKKVNVVATHLQAGDNKEQQKCRWKQIDELSKWVYEGIPSTFIKKFESLFFVGDFNIRYNADRLFLDKVLSDNYLNSYVTKKSLDTTYDSFLNDYCRYIERDYNYKHKYTLDYILVANNSNVEIIVPQTSIQNYYKSLYFIKFFLGIIPYKTTYIHHPSDHFPIYATFLILS, from the coding sequence ATGCCAAGAATAGAAATATCAAAAGATGTAAAGCTTACAATTATGTCGTACAACATTCAAATGTTGTCCATTCCATTTAGTGTGCATTTGAACAGCTGGACAAGAAGAAATGCAATAAttgattatatatgttcacttgatgatatatatgatattgATATATTAGTTCTAAATGAAGTGTTTACCAAAAAATGCTATAAACTTTTAACAAGTGgtaaaataaaagagaAATTTCCTTACCACACAAATGTAATAGGTCGCAATTACAAGCGCCATGATAATTACAATGATAGTTCATCAAGTACAGGACAAAAAGATGGCTTATCATTTCATTCAAGTgatacaaatataaatattgaaaGTACTCGTGGTATATCAAATTATGTAAGTGAACAGATGGAATACATACgaaaaaataaggaaaatcataaaaataagcTAAGTAAAATTTCTGAAGATATAAGTGAAAATTCAAATAGTTCATATAATTCAAATTTTGATACCATAACTGGAAAACGAAAAttctttcattttgttAATGGGGGTGTGATTGTTTTATCGAAACACAAAATTTTACATAAACACGCATTAATTTATTCTAGTGGTAAATTTCCGGATGTATTTTGTTCCAAAGGAgctatatatttaaaatgtgATGTAATGAACAAAAAAGTAAATGTTGTAGCTACACATTTACAAGCAGGTGATAATAAAGAACAACAAAAATGTAGATGGAAACAAATCGATGAATTAAGCAAATGGGTATATGAAGGAATTCCTAGTACATTTATTAAGAAATTCGAATCATTGTTTTTTGTAGGAGATTTTAATATAAGATATAATGCAGATAGATTATTTTTAGATAAGGTTTTATCAGATAATTACTTAAATAGTTATGTAACAAAAAAATCTTTAGATACAACATATGACTCGTTTTTAAATGATTATTGTAGATATATCGAAAGAgattataattataaacataaatatactTTAGATTATATCCTAGTTGCAAATAATTCCAATGTCGAAATTATAGTCCCACAAACATCTatacaaaattattataaatcattatattttataaaattctttttaGGTATTATTCCTTATAAAACTACATACATACATCATCCAAGTGACCACTTTCCAATATATGCAAcatttcttattttaagttaa
- a CDS encoding hypothetical protein (conserved Plasmodium protein, unknown function~part of same gene as PRSY57_1237900B~gap found within coding sequence) → MDNSNKDNIIKINVGGKIYMTTLNLICRYKSSYL, encoded by the exons ATGGACAATTCCAATAAAg ataatataattaaaataaatgttgGAGGGAAGATTTATATGACTACTCTTAATTTAATATGTCGATATAAAAGTTCCTATTTGTA
- a CDS encoding hypothetical protein (conserved Plasmodium protein, unknown function~part of same gene as PRSY57_1237900A~gap found within coding sequence) yields YILDFLRDGVLICENDINVLTKILIEAIYFKLFNLVKIIKKKICVLYSNIDNNISKKIFKGIFNTIEKKKKKKGYMEEACKLRKLSESIYEFNEMKCFNVKRRKKSSINISDNMIKIDNTLKKEKKKEKRKKKKKKPYTDEEEYNEDKIDDAKYKKDLMDDSKCKDNIMDDSKYNDRLIDDEKYKEKDEYNKEGEHKNNQNNMNKEIPDYINSGPVNISERKNCIESYNNMCVSDDTQYINVDNMYKERNNRNITYGEPNKIINNDNIYISNRNNTIDYNITNSFINNKEQINDNKICTPSKNMMINKKKDNFLPFPNVKLKNVDNKYVSFSERNNIFFYNNSENLSCNKQDILHENFSRTPNKCNIMNYQNYGNYTREANYNNNNNNNNNNNTTNSSNDILVYSEIDDVEETSPFPIVSNVNLGEQIFSTTVDF; encoded by the exons TACATTTTAGACTTTTTAAGGGATGGTGTTTTAATATGTGAAAACGATATAAATGTActtacaaaaatattaattgAAGCAATTTATTTCAAGTTATTTAATTTAGTAAAgattataaagaaaaagatttgtgtattatattctaacatagataataatataagcaaaaaaatttttaaaggtatttttaatactattgaaaaaaaaaagaaaaaaaaaggttaTATGGAAGAAGCATGTAAATTAAGAAAATTATCGGAGAGCATTTATGAGTTTAATGAAATGAAATGCTTTAATGTAAAAAGGAGGAAAAAATCttctataaatatttctgataatatgattaaaatagataatactttaaaaaaagaaaagaaaaaagaaaaaagaaaaaaaaaaaaaaaaaaaccttatactgatgaagaagaatataatGAGGACAAAATAGATGATGCAAAATATAAGAAGGATTTAATGGATGATAGCAAATGTAAGGATAATATAATGGATGATAGCAAATATAATGATAGATTAATAgatgatgaaaaatataaagagAAAGATGAGTACAACAAAGAAGGagaacataaaaataatcaaaataatatgaataaagaaattcctgattatattaatagtGGTCCTGTGAATATATCAGAACGTAAGAATTGTATAGAaagttataataatatgtgtGTTTCAGATGATacacaatatataaacgtagataatatgtataaagaaagaaataatagaaatataaCATATGGAGAAcctaataaaataataaataatgataatatatatatatccaatagaaataataccattgattataatataaccaatagttttataaataacaaggaacaaattaatgataataaaatatgtactCCTTCAAAgaatatgatgataaataaaaagaaggACAACTTTTTGCCCTTTCCAAATgtgaaattaaaaaatgtggACAATAAGTATGTTTCCTTTTCTGAAaggaataatatatttttttacaacAACAGTG AGAATCTATCTTGTAATAAGCAGGATATATTGCATGAGAATTTTTCGAGAACACCAAATAAATGTAACATTATGAATTATCAGAACTATGGAAACTATACTAGAGAGGcgaattataataataataataataataataataataataatacaacCAATTCATCAAATGATATACTAGTATATTCCGAAATAGATGACGTAGAAGAAACATCACCTTTTCCAATAGTTTCCAATGTCAATTTAGGAGAACAAATATTTAGTACAACTGTAGATTTTTAG